The following DNA comes from Arcobacter cloacae.
TTGCAGCTTCTACAGCTGGAAAAAAATCATTCATTAAAACTCTTCCTCCAAAGACAGATTGGAATCCATCTCTAAAGGTTGTATCCATAATATCTATGTACTTTTTAGACATTTTAACCCTTTAGATTTTTATGATGTTGCACTGTGGCAACTATTGCAGCTATTTTTGCAGACTCTGATTTTACGTTATGGTTATGATTACTCATTGGAGGTACATTTACAACTTTTTTCTCTTCTTGTGGAAAAATCTTTGTTAATATTATTCCTTGAGCTTTTAGGATTAGTATCATTATTGCTAAAAATGCAAATACTACTCCCATCCCCAAAAACATAAACTTTATTGACTCTTCTATTAAGTTTATCTCTTCCATAAAGAAATCCTTTATTTTTAATAAATCACCAAGATGATTCAAACGGCGTAATTTTAGAGAAATTTGACAAAATCTTCTTCTTATTTAGTGCAATAAAAATTGTTTTATAGTGCTTATTTTATAGTTTATATTTGCTATAATGTGCTTATGAAAAAAGAAACACTACAAAAACGAACAAAAATAGCAAATGATATTATGTATTATATTTATACCCATATCGAAACACATATAGATATAGAAGAATTAAGTATTGATTTAGGGGTAAGTAAATTTCATATGCATAGAATTTTTAAAGAAGCATTTGGAAAAAATATTTATGAAAGTATAAAATCAATACGACTTCAAAAGGCTTCAAATTTACTTTTAACGAATAAATATTCAACTATTTCAAACATAGTAAATCAGTGTGGATATTCATCTTTATCCTCTTTTATTAAAATATTTAAAGAGAGATTTGAAATGAGTCCAAAAGAGTGGAAAAATGGTGGATATAAAGAGTATTCACATAAAATATTATTACAATCACAAAATGCAGTACAATCAACGGCAAAATTTGATTCAATTACACCAACGATTGTGAAAATGCCAGCAATAGAGAGTTTTTATATTAGAAATAAAGGTTATAACGAAAATATAAAAGAGACTTGGCAAAAACTTCAAACTTGGGTTCTTACAAATAATATTAATTCATATAAAAAAATAGCCCTTTTTCATGATAATCCAACTATCACACCTTTAAATGAGTGTCAATATATTGGATGTATAAAAGTAAATGATACAAAAGAGATAAAAAGTGATAGATTACCAAATTTCAAAATTGCTGAGGGTGTTTATGCAAAATTTGATTTAAAAGGAAAAACAGGAGATGTTTTACCTTTTATTCATTGGGTTTATCACGAATGGCTTCCAAAAAGTGAGTATGAAACAACTACAAAGCCATCTTATGCAATTTATGAAAAATTAGATTTTTTAGATGAAAATGCAGAATTTGAACTTAGTTTTTATGTTTCTATAAATTTTTAAAAAAAACTACTATAATTACAAAAAATTTATAAGTAAAAAGGTCAAAAATGTTTTTATTTCTAGGAGCAATTGTTGCAGGTTTTGCAATTCTTGTTTGGAGTGCAGATAAGTTTGTAGAGGGAGCTGCTTCAACAGCAAAACATCTTGGAATGCCAAGTTTGTTGATAGGTATTTTAATTGTTGGATTTGGTACGAGTGCACCTGAAATGGTGGTTTCAGCAATAGCAGCAATGGAAGGAAATCCTGGACTTGCACTTGGAAATGCAATAGGTTCAAATATTGTAAATATTGCTTTAATTTTAGGAGTTACTGCAATTGTTGCACCTATTACTGTAAATTCAAAAATAGTTAGAAAAGAGATACCTCTTTTATTATTAATCGTTTTATTTTCAGGATATTTACTTTTTGATAATACTTTAACATTTGTTGAAGGAGTTGTTCTTTTAGTTGGTTTCTTTAGTTTAATTGCTTGGTCTATTTATGCTGCAATTAAAGGTAAAGGTGATGCTTTAGAATCTGAAATGGATGATGAATTACTAGAACATGAAATGAGTTTAAAAGCTGGAGTTCTTTGGTTAATTATTGGGCTGGTTTTATTAATAGCAAGTTCTAGACTTCTTGTTTGGGGAGCTGTTGGAGTGGCTACTGAATTTGGAGTAAGTGATTTGATAATTGGTCTTACAATTGTAGCTCTTGGTACTTCTTTACCTGAATTAGCAGCTTCAGTTATAGCTGCAAGAAAAGGTGAGCATGATATTGCTATTGGAAATGTTGTTGGTTCTAATATGTTTAATATTCTAGCAGTTATAGGAATTGCAGTTGTAATTGCTCCTATGAATAATATCCCATTTGAAGTTTTACAAAGAGATTGGATAATAATGTTACTTTTAACAATAGCTCTTTTATTTATGGCTTATGGATTTAGAAATAAAGAGGGAAAAATTACAAGATTAGAAGGATTTATTCTTGTTATTTGTTATGTAGCATATAATACTTATTTAGGAATGACACTTACTGGAAATATATAAAATAAGGCTTTAAAGCCTTATTTTAAAAAGATTCCCATTCATCTTCGTTTTTTTGTGTAGGTTTTTTCTCTACTACTTTTTTTATTTCAGGTTTTACTGTTTTTTTTGGTTCAACAAATGAATGTTCAATAGTTTGTTTATTCTCTTTTTTTAAAGTTTTATTTGTTACTTCATTTTTCCCCGTAAACTCTTTTTTCATTGCATCTGCAACAATCTCTTTTGCAATAGTGTCTGTTTCTAAAGCTATCTCTTTTGTTTGTGAAGCAATTTGTGCATTTTGTTGAGTTTGTCTATCAAGTCCTGTTACAGCATCATTAATTTGTGTAATCCCTGCTTCTTGCTCTTTTGAAGCTCTTGCTATCTCTTCAATTGTTTGAGTAGTTTTTGTGATATTTTCAAGTAATTCTTCATAGCCTTGAATCATTTCATAACTAATTGATTTACCATGTTTAGCTTTATTAGTTGCATTTTCAACAATTGTTTTTATCTCTTTTGCCGCTTCTGCACTTCTACTTGCTAAATTTCTAACTTCTTGTGCAACAACAGCAAAACCTTTTCCAGCTTCTCCAGCAGTTGCTGCTTCAACAGCTGCATTTAATGAAAGAATATTTGTTTGGAATGCTATTTGATCAATTACACTTATTGCTTCGTTTATTAGATTAACTTGATTTGTAATATCATCCATTGCAGTTGTTGTACTTCTTGCTAATTCTTGACCTTTTTTAGCAGATGAGCTAACTTGTTCTGAATATTTAGCCATTTGAGCAACATTTGTTGCATTACTAATTACTGTTGAAGTTATCTCTTCTAATGCAGCTGCCGTTTCTTCAAGAGATGCTGCTGCTTGATTTGAACTAGTGTTTAATATCTCAACATTTTTAAGAAGTTTATCAGAACCATTATCTAAAGTTAGACCAATACTCAAAGATTGTTTTAGTAAATTAGAAATAACATCTCCTAAATCATTTATGATAATCGCAACTTTTGCATAAGGTTCTGGGAATCTTGCTGTAAAATCCTCTTTTTTAAATCTTTCAAGAACAGAAATTAATGTATTTAAGTCTCTTGCTATAGTGTGTTCTAAATAGTCTTGTAATTTATCAAGTAGAACTTTTAACTCTTTTAAACTTGGATTATCAGAATCTTTTTCTAATTTTGCAAGCATATTTCCTTTACTTAGTTCATTTACAAATCTTGTAACATCATTTACAAAATCATTATCTTTTTTAATTGAAGCTTCAGTTTTCACAATATTATCATTTATTATTTGTGCCATTTGACCAAATTCATCATTAGATGAGATTTCAATAATCGATGATTTTTTTGTTTCATTATTTATAAATGAGAAAAATCCAGTAATTCCATTTTTAACTTTTTCTAAAGAACTTATAATTAAATTTATTGAAAAAATTGTAAAAACTAATCCTATAGATGCAATTACTAAAAATACAACAATAGTTATAATAACAGATCTATCAGCAATTATAATAGAATCATTCATCATATCAAGTGAAAATTTAACTGTTCTATCTTTTTGTTCAGTCATTAATTTCCCAAATTCATTTGAAATAGGAACCATTTTATCAACTGTATTTTTGTATTGTAAAAGTAGATTTTTTTGAGTTTCTATATCTTGAGTAGTTTTTAATTTTGAAATTAATCCATCAAGTTCAATATAAATCTCTCTCCAGCTTTTATACGTATTACTTATTTTTTGTGCAGCTTTTTTACCTGCTTCTGTATTTCTAGGAATTGAACTGAAACTTTTCCAGTTTTCATCAATAATTTTCCAACTCTCTTCTCTTTGAGTAGATATTCTTGTAAGAGCATCTTTTAGGTTTGAATTTTCATCTAAAGTTAAAACTTCAAGAGTTTGAGCTCTAATAGCCATTCTTTCAGTGTTTAGATTTCCTAAACTTAAAAGTGCGGGAACTCTTTCTTCTCCAACTTTGTGCATATCATTAGACCAAGTTTTAGCATTGTCAAACGCAATAAATCCAATAACTGCTAAACCAAAAAGTAAAATACCAGACAAAAGACGCAATCTATTTTTTACAGACACAGTAACCCCTTTTTTATAAAAAATTGTATTATTATATGATTAAATCCCTTAAAATGGTAATATTTATTATATTTTAGAATATATTTAATATAATAATTTTTTACTAAAAGGAATAATTTTTGAATAACTTAATTTCAAATACAAATGTAGATAATTTTTATAATCATCTCATAAATTCACTTTTAAAATCTAAGTCATTTATTTTTAATGTGGCTTTTATAAATTTTTCAGGAATTCAACTTTTATTGGAAGTTTTTTCAAAATTAGAAAATAAAAATATAAAAGGAAAAATTTTAACTTCCACATATTTAAATTTTACTCAAATAAAAGCCCTTGAAAAACTAAAAGAATTTTCAAATATAGAGCTAAAAATTTATGATTGTAATCAAACAAATATAGGCTTTCATCCTAAATCTTATATTTTTGAATTTGATGATTTTTATGAAGTAATGGTTGGTTCTTCAAATATTACAGCAAGTGCTTTTAAAACAAATATAGAATGGAATGTAAAAACAACTTTGAAAAAAGATGATGAATATTTAATAAATATTTTAAATGAATTTAATAATTTATGGAAAGAGTCATTTGAAGCAGATGAAGATTTTTTAGAAAAATATTCAAAATTCATAGAAAATCAAAAAAAAGAGTTTTCCCACACTTTTTTGTATAAACAAAATATAAAAACAAATTTTATGCAAAAAAATGCCTTAGAAAAACTAGAAATTTTAAGGCAAAAAAATCAAACAAAAGCTTTGATAATTGCAGCAACAGGAAGTGGAAAAACATATCTTAGTGCTTTTGATGTAAAAAACTTCAAAGCAAAAAAAATGCTTTTTTTGGTTCATAGGGAAAATATTTTAATAAGTGCAAAACAGAGTTTTGAAAATATTATAGAAAACAGAACTTTTGGATTATTTACAGGAAATAAAAAAGAGAAAAGTAAAGATTATATTTTTTCAACTATTCAAACAATGAGTTTGTATTTTGAAGAGTTTAAAAAAGATGAGTTTGAATATATCATCATTGATGAAGCCCATCACTCTACAAGTCCTACTTACAAAAAAGTGATAGATTATTTTAAACCAAAATTTTTATTAGGATTAACAGCCACATCAAATAGAATGGATGGAAACTCTATTTATGAAATTTTTGATGAAAATATTGCTTGTGATATAAGACTAAATGATGCTTTAGAACATAATTTGATAGCTCCTTTTCACTATTTTGGAATAAGTGATATAAAATCTATTGATTATGAAAATGTTGATTTAACTAAAATTGATGTTTTAGCCAAACTTTTAAGTGTAAATAAAAGAGTAGATTACATAATAGAACAGATGAATTTTTACTCTTTTACAGGCGTTAAAAGAAAAGCCATTGGATTTTGTGTTTCAAAAGAACATGGAAGTTATATGAGTGAAGAATTCAATAAAAGAGGCATAAACTCAGCTTTTTTATCAAGTGAAGATAGTGTTGCTACTAGAATTAAATTAATAGAAAAGCTAGAAGATTATAATGATACTTTAGAAGTGATTTTTACTGTTGATATTTTTAATGAAGGAGTTGATATTCCCTCAATTAATACAGTTTTGTTTTTACGACCTACAAATTCACCAATAGTTTTTATTCAACAACTTGGACGTGGTCTGCGAAAACATAAAAACAAAGAGTTTTTAACAGTTCTTGATTTTATAGGAAATTATAAAAAAGCCTATTTGATAGCTCTTGCACTTGCTGGAAATAAAGCCATAGATAAAGATAGTTTAAAACTTTTCTTATCAAACAACTTTGCAAATTTTAAAAATGCACATATTTGTATGGATGAAATCTCAAAACAAAGAATTTTGGAGCAAATAGAAAAAGAGAATTTTAATAGTTTAAAATATCTAAAAGAGCAATATTTTGAATTTAAAGCATTATTAAACAATAAAATCCCAAAACTGGTCGATTTTTTACAGTTTAATGATGTGATAAATCCAATAAAATTTATAGATGAGAGTTATTCTTATATTGAGTTTTTGGCAAAAACTGAAAATAAAAGTGAATTAAAAGAGTTGATTTTAAATCAAGAATTTATAAAAGCTATAAGATTTATAGAAAATTTACTTCCAATAAAAAGAGTTTATGAATTTGTGATTTTAAAATATCTTTTAGAGAATGATTTTTGTGATGAAAATATTGCTTTTATAATTTTAGATAAATATTTGAATAGAGTTGATAAAGATACAATAAATCATAGTTTTTCTTTTTTGAATCAGGATTTTTTGGATTCAGGACAAACAAGTAGATATTTAAAATTAGTTGATTTTGATGGGAAAAAAATAATAAAAACCCAAAAGTTTTCGAAGCTTTTAAAAAACGAAAAATATAAAGAGATTTTTGAAGATAGCTTAAATTATGGAATTTATCTTTATGAAGAAGAGTTTGGAAGTTTTGATTTTGGAAAACCATTTTTAAAACTTTATGGAAAATATAATATGTTAAATATCGCACAACTATGTAATTTTCCAAAAATTCATAGTTCATTTAGAGGAAGTGGATTTTTAAAATATGAAAATGATTTCTTTTTATTTATAAATTTAGAAAAAGAGAAATTCTCAAAATCTGCAAATTATTCTAATACCTTTTTATCAAAAGAAGTTTTTACATATCAAAGTAAACCAAGTCATACACAAATTAGCCAAGATGGAAAAAAGCTTTGTAAAAATAAAGATTTTGGCGTAAAACTTCATATTTTTATGAGAAAATTTACGCAAGTTGATAAAAAAACACAAGATTTTATATATTTAGGATTAGCTAATACGGTTTATTATGAGGGTAATAAGCCAATTAGTTTACATTTAAAGTTGGAAAAATCTTTAGATGATGAACTATATTTTGAATTTACAAAATTTGTATAAAATAATTTATCTCTATTTTATTTAACTTCGATAATATTCGCAAAAAATTGCGTGTTATTAGGAAATGAAAGTGGAAAATGAGCATAAAAAGAGTTTTGTTGAAAAAACATTTTTAAAAGTAAGCAGTATAGATAGGGTTTTAGAAGATAGAATAGATTTTATTTTGTTAAGAATTATAACTATGCTTAAATATTTTTTTATTTTAGCAATGATTTTGTATTTAGCTATTTGTATAATGAGCCTTTCTCATAAAATAATCTCTTTTACTCTTGCTCAAGGTGCTTTGGATTTTGCTTCAATTAAAAATATATTGACAGATGGTTTATTTACTTTAATTGTTATTGCCATTGTTAAAACACTTTTTATTAAAAATGGTTTTGATTATGCTTTAACTTTTTTAGAAATAGCATTTGTTGTAATTATTAGAAAACTTATTTTATTAGAAACAATTCCTTCCGAAACCGATTTATTGATTGCATTAGGAGTAACCTCTTCTTTGTTTTTTATATTAATAATTTATATACATAATCTAAAAAGAAAATGGCTAAAAGAGGATAAATAATAATTACTGATTTAGAGGAATTATTATTTTAAACTCAGCTCCTTTGCATTTATTATTGTTATAAATATACTCTTTATTAGAAACTAAAAGTTCCCCATGCATATGTTTTTTTATAATTTCTAAAGACATATAAAGTCCAATTCCTGTTCCTTGGCTTTTATGTTTAGTAGTAAAATAAGGCTCGAATATTCTATTTATTATCTCTTCTTTAATCCCACCTGCATTATCTTTTATGGTTAAAATTAGATTTTCATTCTCTTTATAAGAGTTTATAAAAATGTATTTATCACTATCTTTTAAAGTTTCAAAAGCATCAATTGCATTGTTGATAATATTTAATATAACTTGAATAAATTCGTTTTTAAGACCTAAAACAGTTATTTCATCTTTTGATTTAATAATTTGAATATCTCTATTTTTTAATTTACTAGTTACAAGACTTAATGCTTTATTTATTGCTTCATTTACATCAAAAGAGATAACTTCTTTATCGTTACTAAAAAAATTTCTGAAATCATCAATAGTATTTGATAAGTGTTGAGAAGAATTATTTATGATTTCCATAGTTTCATAAAATTCACTATCACTTAGTAAGTTTAAATCTTTTTTTAATTTAGCTCCTGTTGCAACAGTTGAAATTACAGATAGTGGTTGTCTCCATTGATGAGCAATATTTTCAATCATCTCTCCCATAGCTGCCATTTTTGATTGTTGATTTAAAATAGTCTCTTTTTGGATTAATTCTCTAGTTTTTTTCTCAACTAAATTTTCAAGATTTTTATTCATTTCACTTAGTTGTTTAGTTTTCTCTTCTACTTTTATCTTTAGAGTTCGATTTAGATTTTTTAATGTAAAGTTTCTATATATAAAAGCTAATAAAATTATAAAAATAGCTAATGTTATTTTCCAAAAAACATCATAATCAAAACTAGTTTGAAATTGAACATTATTCCATTTATTAATTATTGTATTTAACTCATTGTATGAAACAGATGATATAGCTTTATTTAGAATTGATTCTAAAATAGGGTAATCATCTCTTATCATAAATTTAAGACTAAAATTTAATCCTGTATTTCCTGAAACTTTTAAATCATCAAAGCCATATTTTAAAATATTATAAAGTAACACAGGTTGAATATCTATAAAAGCATAAACCTTATTTTTAGAAACTAATTCTAAACCTTCCTTTACACTGTTAACTGGAATAAGAGTTATTTCAGGATGATTATTTTTTAGTATATTATGTGCAGTAAAATTATTTCCAATAGCAATCTTTTTATTTTTTATAAAAGAGATATTTTCTATAAAATTTTCATCTTTTTTTGTCACAATTGAAATAGGAAAATTTGCATACTCTTTTGAAAAAATTGAAAACTCTTTTCTTTGAGGAGTATCTGCTGTACTATAAATTAAATCTGTCTCTTTATTTTTTATACTTTCAATTTGTTGATTAAAAGTTTCAAAAAATATATTTTCTATTTGTAAATCTAATTTTTTAGAGATTAAATTCCAATATTCAGATGAAATTCCAATGGCTTCATTATTTTTTGATTTAAAAGTAAATGGTTCCCAAGCATTTGAAATAGATACTTTTATTTTATTATTTTTAATAAATTCTATCTCTTCAGAAGTTAAGTTTATTTGGTATTTGAAGTTTTGGTAATAGTGTTCATTTTCGTTTAAAATCCATTTTTTCTCAACGCTTAAAAGTTCATTTATTGGAATCTTTAAAAATCCTTTACTAAAAATTTCAGCTTTTTCTTTACTTGAAGTTATTGCTTGTACTTTTGTTTTTTTAACTAATTTATTTAAAGGTTTTATTAGATGAAATTGATTATTTTGAACTGTATAGTATTCAAAGCCAAGTTTGTCTTCATAGATTAAATCAATCTCTTGATTTTTTAAAGCTTCAATAATATCTTTATAATCTTCATAAACTTTCACAGTTGCTGTAGGTAAATTTTCTAAAATCAACTCTTTATAAGCATTACTAATTAATCCTATTTTTAAATTGGTAGTAAGTTCAAAAGGAGTGAGATTTTTAGTAAGCACGAAAAAAGAACTGCTCGTTTCATAAAAAAAATCAGAATCAATCATCCAATTTTCATAAACATTTGTTCCTAAAAAAAAATCTACTTTTTCTTCTTTTGCTAAATTAATAGCTTCATCCCAAAGTTGTCCATCAACAAATTCGATTTTATAATTATTATATTTAGCCCAAAGTTTCCAAATATCAATATATAGCCCAGCCTCTTTTTCTTCTTGTTTATATGAAAAAGGAGCATAATTAGGATCATAAGAAACTTTAAAAATGGGCTCTTTTGTATGAGCATTAATAATTAGTAAAAAGAGAATAAAAAGTAGTTTCATTTTAGCCTAATAAAAAAATAATTTAAAATTATATTGAGAAATCATTATATCAAAGAATTATTAAATTTTATTAAGCTTTTAATAATCTAATCTATAACCAACCCCTGAAGTATTTATTATGGAATCTTTGCCTATTTTCTTTCTAAGTTTATTTAAAAGATTTTTCAAAGCAGAATCTGTAGCTTCAAATTCATCTTCCCATAAATAACCTTTTAATTCTTCACTTGAGACAATTCTATTACTGTTTTTTATTAAGAAATCTAAAAGAGTTAGCTCTTTTGAAGTTAAAGATAATTCTTCATTTTTTGTTGTATCTAGTAATTTTTTGTGAAGCACATTATAATTTATGTTATTTTTGAAAGAAATTATATATCTTGAGTTATCTAAAATTTCATCAACACATTTATTTAACGCTTGATGTAAACTTTTAAAATCAATAGGTTTTGTAAGATAGTCTATCAATTTTAATTTAGTTGCTTCAAGTAAAAAGTTTTTGTCAGTATAAGCACTAAGAATTATTACAGGAATTTTTTTGTCTATTTGTCTTATTTCTTTAATAAAATCTATTCCTGATTTATCAGGTAAATTAATATCTGATAATATAATATCAATTCTTTTTTCAAGTAATATTTTTTTTGCAGATACTATATCTTCCGCATCAAATATATTATCACTAAATAACAATAGTGTTTTTTTTACATTTAATTTGATGTTTTCTTCATCTTCTATGTAAAGGATATTTAATTTTTTTAAAATATTTACGTATTGATTAGTAATTGACATTAGGTAACTCTTGAATCAGATTTTTTTTATGATATAATAAATAAGCTTAGGATTTATTAATCAATTTAAAAATAATAAATAATGATATTTAATTTCAGATTAAGTAAAAGTTTTGTAAAGTAATGAATAAAATTATTTTAAATAGTCTTTAAAAATAAAATAAGTGGAGTTAAAATGTATAAGACAAAAATATTAAAATTTGCGTGTATTTCAGTATTGGCTAGTTCATTCTTGCATGCATCGAGTTTAAAAGAGAGTGTTGAAAAAGTACTATCTACTAATCCAGAAGTAATTTCACAAAAAAGTAATCAAGAAGCTTTTAAAAAATATATAGATGAAAGAAAAGCAAATTACTTGCCTAGAATAGATATAGATGGAAGAATTGAAAAGAGTAATTCTGATAAAAAATATGATAGACAAACTCCACCTAGTATTGTAAATGGTTCAGATCAAGAAGATGGATATAATTTTGGAATTGCATTAAATCAAATGCTTTATGATGGTGATTTAACTCCAAGTCAAGTAAGAGAAGCTAAACATAATGATTTAGCAAATAAGTTTAGAACTGAAAATATTATTGAAAATGTAGTTTATGAAACAATTTTTGCATATCTTGGATTAGTTCAATATGATGAAACACTTGCTTTGACAGCTGATATGATTTCAACTAATGAAGAAAATTTACAAATTGCAAAAGAAAAAGAGTCTATAAGTGGTGAAGTTTTAGAAACTTATGAAGTTGATTCAAAATTGAGTTTCGTAAAAGAGAAATATTTAGAAGAAAAAGATTTAAAGAGTTCAAGAATCAGTACATTTAAAAGATATGTAGGAATTGAACCATCAGGAAATGAGTGTAGACCTAAAATGGATTTATCAAAAATTCCAGATAATTTACAACAATTAATTGAGCTTGCAGTTTTAAGAAATAATGAAATTCAAGAACAAATTGAAAGAATAAAAGCACAAAGAGAGAAAATAGCTCAAGCTGATTCTAAATTTTTACCAAATTTAAATTTAGAATTGAAAGCATTAACAGATAATGATTTAGCATTAAATGAAAATGGAAAAGAAAATCAAGTTTTTGGAAGAATAAATCTTGCTTGGAATTTATATAATGGTGGTGGAGATTATGCAGTTTCTCAACAAGAAGCACTATTTTTAAAAGAACAGAAAGAGAGACTAGATGCAATAACAAATAAAGTTGTTGAGTCAATGAAAGTAAATTATCAAAGATTTCTGAAAAATCAGGAAAGAATAGATGTTCTTAAAAATTATGTTGTAGCAAATGAAAACATAGTTGAAGTATACAAAAGTGAATTTGAATCAGGAACTAGAACTTTTGTTGATATTTTAGATGCACAAACAGTTTTATATGAAGCTAAAAAAAGCTTAGTAAATAGAGAATTTGAGTTGTATAGAAATTATTATGATATGTTACTGTCTTTATCTATGTTGTCTGATACAGTATTGGATCCTAAAAATGATGTTTGTTCTGATAGTAAAGCTTTAGCAAGTGTTGTTTCAGAGCAAAAAGAGTATCAAAAAAGTGAAAATACTAGTGAATTGAAAGCTTTATTAGGGGATGAACCAACTCCTATAAAAGAAGAGTTAAAAGAAGATTTGATTGTGGAGGAAAGAGAAGTTGTCTCTGTTCCAAAATCTGAATACAAATCATTTTTGGAAGCACCTGAAGGATACTATACTATAAATATTACTACAACTGAAGGTTTAGATTCAGCAAAAAGATTTGTTAATATGAATTCTTTAAATTCAAATGATTCTTATGTATATCCTTTTGGTCCTGAAATGAAAAGTGCTAAGGTAATTTATGGTATATTCGAATCAGTAAAAGAGGCGTCTTTAGCTTTAGAAAACTTGCCAGCTTCTGTAAAAGCAAATAAGCCTTATATAGATAACATATCAAAACATCAGAAGTTATATTCTAAGTATAATAAATAAGGTTTCAAAAAGGTAGATATTGGAAAATAATGATTCTAATTTAATAGAAAATGAAACGTTAGGTGACTTAAAAGATAGAAGAAAAGTAGATGACTTATTAGGTTGTCTACTTTTTTTATCAAAATATCACAATAGAGAAACGTCTGCTGAATCTCTTACTTTTGGCTTGCCAATACATAAAACATCAATGAACATATCAATGTTTCATCAAGCATCTTCAAGAATAGGATTAGTTACAAAAACTGTCAAAAGAGAGAAGATAAAAGATATAACTAAACTTGCGCTACCTTCTGTATTAATCTTAGATAAAAGAAGAGCTTGTGTATTACTAGATTATGACCTAAAAAAAGGTATTGCACAAGTAATAATCCCTGGGTTGATTTCTGGTGAAACCATAATGACTATAGAGAAATTAGAGAGTGAATATACTGGTGAAGTAATAATAATTAAACCTGAATATAATTTTAATAATAGAATAGAAAAGGAAGTAGTAGTTGATAATCCAAAAGAGTGGTTTTGGGGGACATTAAAAAGAAATGCAGGTATCTATAAACAAGTTGTAGTTGTTTCTTTATTTATAAATATTTTTATTTTA
Coding sequences within:
- a CDS encoding DEAD/DEAH box helicase, which gives rise to MNNLISNTNVDNFYNHLINSLLKSKSFIFNVAFINFSGIQLLLEVFSKLENKNIKGKILTSTYLNFTQIKALEKLKEFSNIELKIYDCNQTNIGFHPKSYIFEFDDFYEVMVGSSNITASAFKTNIEWNVKTTLKKDDEYLINILNEFNNLWKESFEADEDFLEKYSKFIENQKKEFSHTFLYKQNIKTNFMQKNALEKLEILRQKNQTKALIIAATGSGKTYLSAFDVKNFKAKKMLFLVHRENILISAKQSFENIIENRTFGLFTGNKKEKSKDYIFSTIQTMSLYFEEFKKDEFEYIIIDEAHHSTSPTYKKVIDYFKPKFLLGLTATSNRMDGNSIYEIFDENIACDIRLNDALEHNLIAPFHYFGISDIKSIDYENVDLTKIDVLAKLLSVNKRVDYIIEQMNFYSFTGVKRKAIGFCVSKEHGSYMSEEFNKRGINSAFLSSEDSVATRIKLIEKLEDYNDTLEVIFTVDIFNEGVDIPSINTVLFLRPTNSPIVFIQQLGRGLRKHKNKEFLTVLDFIGNYKKAYLIALALAGNKAIDKDSLKLFLSNNFANFKNAHICMDEISKQRILEQIEKENFNSLKYLKEQYFEFKALLNNKIPKLVDFLQFNDVINPIKFIDESYSYIEFLAKTENKSELKELILNQEFIKAIRFIENLLPIKRVYEFVILKYLLENDFCDENIAFIILDKYLNRVDKDTINHSFSFLNQDFLDSGQTSRYLKLVDFDGKKIIKTQKFSKLLKNEKYKEIFEDSLNYGIYLYEEEFGSFDFGKPFLKLYGKYNMLNIAQLCNFPKIHSSFRGSGFLKYENDFFLFINLEKEKFSKSANYSNTFLSKEVFTYQSKPSHTQISQDGKKLCKNKDFGVKLHIFMRKFTQVDKKTQDFIYLGLANTVYYEGNKPISLHLKLEKSLDDELYFEFTKFV
- a CDS encoding response regulator transcription factor is translated as MSITNQYVNILKKLNILYIEDEENIKLNVKKTLLLFSDNIFDAEDIVSAKKILLEKRIDIILSDINLPDKSGIDFIKEIRQIDKKIPVIILSAYTDKNFLLEATKLKLIDYLTKPIDFKSLHQALNKCVDEILDNSRYIISFKNNINYNVLHKKLLDTTKNEELSLTSKELTLLDFLIKNSNRIVSSEELKGYLWEDEFEATDSALKNLLNKLRKKIGKDSIINTSGVGYRLDY
- a CDS encoding transporter substrate-binding domain-containing protein; the encoded protein is MKLLFILFLLIINAHTKEPIFKVSYDPNYAPFSYKQEEKEAGLYIDIWKLWAKYNNYKIEFVDGQLWDEAINLAKEEKVDFFLGTNVYENWMIDSDFFYETSSSFFVLTKNLTPFELTTNLKIGLISNAYKELILENLPTATVKVYEDYKDIIEALKNQEIDLIYEDKLGFEYYTVQNNQFHLIKPLNKLVKKTKVQAITSSKEKAEIFSKGFLKIPINELLSVEKKWILNENEHYYQNFKYQINLTSEEIEFIKNNKIKVSISNAWEPFTFKSKNNEAIGISSEYWNLISKKLDLQIENIFFETFNQQIESIKNKETDLIYSTADTPQRKEFSIFSKEYANFPISIVTKKDENFIENISFIKNKKIAIGNNFTAHNILKNNHPEITLIPVNSVKEGLELVSKNKVYAFIDIQPVLLYNILKYGFDDLKVSGNTGLNFSLKFMIRDDYPILESILNKAISSVSYNELNTIINKWNNVQFQTSFDYDVFWKITLAIFIILLAFIYRNFTLKNLNRTLKIKVEEKTKQLSEMNKNLENLVEKKTRELIQKETILNQQSKMAAMGEMIENIAHQWRQPLSVISTVATGAKLKKDLNLLSDSEFYETMEIINNSSQHLSNTIDDFRNFFSNDKEVISFDVNEAINKALSLVTSKLKNRDIQIIKSKDEITVLGLKNEFIQVILNIINNAIDAFETLKDSDKYIFINSYKENENLILTIKDNAGGIKEEIINRIFEPYFTTKHKSQGTGIGLYMSLEIIKKHMHGELLVSNKEYIYNNNKCKGAEFKIIIPLNQ